In Podospora pseudopauciseta strain CBS 411.78 chromosome 3, whole genome shotgun sequence, one genomic interval encodes:
- the MDJ1 gene encoding mdj1 protein precursor (EggNog:ENOG503NUEY; COG:O; BUSCO:EOG09263E49), protein MSSSILLPKAAAKTAAIVAPVRGAVPICRRQQRIRLPSAGYSTAASTRARLPKTRGGGVQYVVVQPRSFHTTLPQLATPKDPYGTLGVSKSASQSDIKKAYYGLAKKFHPDTNKDPTAKDKFAEIQSAYEILSDPKKREQFDQFGAAGFDPSGQPGPGGAGGHPFGQGHPFGGGGFGGQGGFGSNINFEDLFSSFMGGGGGPFGGGRGGRGGGGPFQQQEIIQGDDIEVQVNVSFMEAAKGASKTITILPLTSCKTCSGSGLKEGTQKATCKACGGSGTRVHFMSGGFQMASTCGSCGGSGTAIPKGAECRSCSGEGVTRERKSISVDIPGGIEDGMRLRVNGEGDAPAMGRASTSDARGTQGDLYVLVRVAKDPKFTRQGSDILYTASIPLTTALLGGEVTIPTLEGDAKVRIGTGTNTGDKMTLAGKGMPKLGGRRGGMGDLKVEFRVTMPKYLSANQRTLVEMLADEMGDKTAKRIMNLHKT, encoded by the exons ATGAGTTCGAGCATACTGCTGCCCAAGGCTGCCGCGAAAACAGCTGCTATTGTTGCTCCTGTGAGGGGCGCGGTGCCGATATGTCGTCGTCAGCAGCGCATCAGATTGCCATCGGCGGGGTATAGCACCGCAGCTTCTACGAGAGCGAGACTTCCCAAGacgaggggaggaggagtgcaGTATGTGGTTGTTCAACCTAGG TCCTtccacaccaccctcccccagctcGCAACCCCAAAGGACCCCTACGGCACCCTCGGCGTGTCCAAGTCGGCCTCCCAATCCGATATCAAAAAGGCCTACTACGGCCTCGCGAAAAAGTTCCACCCCGACACGAACAAAGACCCAACCGCAAAGGACAAGTTCGCCGAGATTCAGAGCGCCTACGAGATCTTGAGCGACCCCAAGAAGAGGGAGCAGTTTGATCAGTTTGGCGCTGCTGGGTTTGATCCCTCTGGCCAGCCTGGTCcgggaggagctgggggtcACCCGTTTGGTCAGGGACAtccttttggtggtggtgggttcgGTGGTCAAGGCGGGTTTGGGAGCAACATCAACTTTGAGGATTTATTCTCGAGCTTtatgggaggtggtggtggaccttttggtggggggaggggtggtagagggggagggggcccGTTTCAGCAGCAGGAGATTATTCAGGGGGATGATATCGAGGTGCAGGTCAATGTCAGCTTTATGGAGGCGGCCAAGGGGGCGAGCAAGACGATTACTATTTTGCCGCTGACGAGCTGCAAGACTTGCAGCGGGAGTGGGCTGAAGGAGGGGACGCAGAAGGCTACTTGTAAGGCTTGTGGGGGGTCGGGGACGAGGGTGCATTTTATGAGTGGGGGGTTCCAGATGGCGAGCACGTGTGGGAGCtgtggggggagtgggacGGCTATTCCCAAGGGGGCTGAGTGTAGGAGTTGttctggggagggggtgacgagggagaggaagagtaTTAGCGTTGATATCCCCGGGGGGATTGAGGatgggatgaggttgagggtcaatggggagggtgatgcgCCAGCGATGGGTAGGGCTAGCACATCTGATGCGAGGGGGACGCAGGGGGATTTGTAtgtgttggtgagggtggccAAGGATCCAAAGTTTACGAGGCAGGGGTCTGATATTCTTTATACGGCTTCGATCCCGTTGACTACGGCGTTGTTGGGTGGCGAGGTTACCATCCCAACACTGGAGGGGGATGCCAAGGTCAGGATTGGGACGGGGACGAACACTGGAGACAAGATGACGCTCGCGGGCAAGGGTATGCCGaagttgggagggaggagaggggggatgggcGATTTGAAGGTGGAATTTAGGGTCACGATGCCAAAGTATCTGTCTGCGAACCAGAGGACGCTGGTCGAGATGCTGGCGGATGAGATGGGCGACAAGACGGCGAAGCGGATTATGAACTTGCATAAGACGTGA
- the PEX12 gene encoding ubiquitin-protein ligase peroxin 12 (COG:O; EggNog:ENOG503NU4Q) — protein MLNRTNPCRSHLHITYAPTITTPLTIFNTVQFIPENRPRMEFVTALRGSFDPGKPSLFELLSEQQLSSLLPPTLRYLLTLLTHRYPRHLLRALNSFDELYALLSLLIERHYLLTRQGSFTENFYGLKRERALTSEIPRASTHAPQIVREALALRTKDVYKNLFIIVLIPYLKRKLDEAHEVDAPRALLGAAYNAPPSPSAPLKEKLGYYYKIFLRKIYPTINMTYHLSILAFSLGYLFDNTKYSSPFLWLIGTRIRRMGPADYKAIEEWEKVLPADGTRSRSILQRLLSSLSLVLPTSIFALKFLEWWYSSDFAKQLSRKAAESLQLPPPGMTTTPKSVSPMKQPPPSLSEPSDTPPAEEELLEQLASSAPVASSSLLPIFTAAAIPREEDDDGEEDKKRQEEDSSLCPICQEEITTPTACQTGIVYCYGCIHKWISGANPHQERFMERVEKALGGSSRKWESGEGRCAVTGRRVLGGVEGLRRVMV, from the exons ATGCTTAACCGCACCAACCCTTGTCG ATCTCATCTACACATCACATATGCGCCAACCATCACAACCCCGTTGACCATCTTCAACACGGTTCAGTTCATCCCGGAGAACAGACCCAGAATGGAGTTCGTCACCGCCCTCCGCGGCTCCTTCGACCCAGGcaaaccctccctcttcgaGCTTCTCTCAGAACAACaactctcctccctcctccccccaaccctccgctacctcctcaccctcctcacccaccgctacccccgccacctcctccgcgcCCTCAACTCCTTCGACGAGCTCtacgccctcctctccctcctgaTAGAGCGCCACTACCTCCTCACCCGCCAGGGCTCCTTCACCGAGAACTTCTACGGCCTCAAACGCGAGCGCGCCCTCACGTCCGAAATCCCCCGCGCCTCCACCCACGCCCCCCAAATCGTGCGGGAAGCCCTAGCCCTCAGAACAAAAGACGTCTACAAGAACCTCTTCATCATAGTCCTCATCCCCTACCTCAAAAGAAAACTAGATGAAGCCCACGAGGTCGACGCCCCCAGGGCCCTGCTCGGAGCAGCCTACAAcgcccctccatcacccagCGCTCCCCTCAAGGAAAAACTGGGTTATTACTACAAAATATTCCTCAGGAAAATCTACCCGACAATCAACATGACCTaccacctctccatcctcgccttctccttggggtACCTCTTTGACAACACGAAatactcctcccccttcctgtGGCTCATCGGCACAAGAATCCGCCGTATGGGACCGGCAGATTACAAGGCGATAgaggagtgggagaaggTCCTCCCCGCGGATGGGACCAGATCGAGGTCAATCCTCCAGAGACtgctctcctccctttccttgGTGCTACCGACTAGTATCTTTGCGCTCAAGTTTCTGGAGTGGTGGTACTCGTCGGATTTTGCAAAGCAGCTCTCTAGGAAGGCGGCCGAGTCGCTCCAGCTTCCACCGCCGGGGATGACCACCACGCCCAAATCTGTCTCCCCAATGAAACAgccgcctccctccctctctgaGCCGTCCGACACCCCCCCAGCAGAGGAAGAGTTGCTTGAACAACTCGCCTCCTCTGCCCCCGTCGCGTCGTCGTCCCTCTTGCCTATTTTCACCGCTGCTGCCATCCCaagagaggaagatgacgatggtgaggaggacaaAAAACGGCAGGAGGAAGATAGCAGTCTGTGTCCGATCTGCCAGGAAGAAATCACCACGCCGACCGCGTGCCAGACGGGGATTGTTTACTGTTACGGCTGCATTCACAAGTGGATCTCTGGTGCGAATCCGCATCAGGAGAGGTTTATGGAGAGGGTTGAGAAAGCACTTGGAGGGAGCAGCAGGAAGTGGGAgagcggggaggggaggtgcgCTGTtacggggaggagggtgttgggtggggtggaggggttgagaagGGTTATGGTATAa
- a CDS encoding hypothetical protein (COG:S; EggNog:ENOG503P5UC), with the protein MAPAKAARGGQDDSKTDTPNTKEKNGGHSHQSNGKMRRVASNTGSNLKEVTNVSATSAPAMATAAGSATTTGAQGANVPGLQWPAFDREVLHAYRRAYRLRTPTTFASEHHQWVLTQPGSLGLYSPTIARRKELRRQTTDQLSTAVRKHFNGQGAQENDIIVEFLHKIKTRRPQRPARKPREYIHLPPELDK; encoded by the exons ATGGCGCCCGCGAAAGCCGCCCGGGGCGGTCAGGATGACTCCAAGACGGACACACCAAATACAAAGGAGAAAAACGGAGGGCATTCACACCAGTCCAACGGAAAGATGCGCCGTGTCGCAAGCAATACCGGTTCCAACCTGAAAGAAGTCACCAATGTCAGCGCCACGAGTGCTCCGGCAATGGCTACAGCGGCTGGCTCGGCCACCACGACGGGTGCGCAAGGGGCGAACGTTCCTGGT CTCCAATGGCCTGCCTTTGATCGCGAAGTCCTCCACGCCTACCGCCGAGCCTACCGATTGAGAACACCGACCACCTTTGCCAGCGAACACCACCAATGGGTTCTCACCCAACCTGGGAGTCTAGGTCTCTACTCGCCGACGATTGCAAGACGAAAAGAACTCCGAAGACAAACGACGGATCAGCTGTCGACGGCGGTCAGGAAACACTTTAATGGTCAAGGGGCGCAAGAAAATGACATTATCGTCGAGTTTCTACACAAGATCAAGACCCGAAGACCACAAAGGCCTGCGAGGAAGCCCAGAGAGTATATACATTTACCTCCTGAGCTCGATAAATAA
- a CDS encoding hypothetical protein (COG:L; EggNog:ENOG503NYB6) — translation MATEQHLEQPPSPSRLPITGSEPSVMKLTRGHSCVLCQQRKVRCDKQKPCANCLKAQVECRVVPPQPPRRRKKKPHERDLIERLRKYEHLMSQHGLSFEPIAQDLRPSDNGDDVADLEQDLSGLKTSPSSTADHVSPDQANDKSKWYPNNSYYKDQYRNADDDSSDEDYEGPTLHHAYDAMFDNNDGFPFVVGGATQSVTSHHPPAIQMFQLWQIYISNVNPLLKINHTPTLQAQIISASTAINKISRPLEALMFAIYFAAITSMNDDEVQSTFGEDKAVLLGKYHHATQQALVNAGFMRSTDLAVLQALFLYLLCVRQYVDPRSLFCLIGMAVRIATRLGIHRDGAQFGLTPFETEQRRRLWWQLVIFDKRVAEITGSSITALSTCASDCNFPSNVNDTDLSVHAKDHLPPHHGPTEMVFCLTRIELTVASSQTGNMRPGPSTPGGRPGVNNKAQKVQYSPSPSSPDLVTHVANQTLPHDLASFHLYIENRYLKHCDQRIPLHSFTLLMTRQALSKLRVIDFLTRSSGIESVNPAEREELFIEAIRTVELDNMIQRAPELQGFRWYTYQHFPFPAYIFLISELRVRTTGSLCERAWDAMIENHDRRGLLRRNLRSPLHIAFGHFFVKAWDAREQAELQLGRVLPTPQIVTLLRNTVSKMKRPTGPPLDGGDHQASVPGPPVALPPPIVGGNDPPPGLYPGKGMPLTPETTGPVPGAGPQGGPPGGPGPGMMAMGDAPVMFNGYEGLNPLFNSASGPGPGGGQVGGPGGGGGPGGMEEMDFGQMDWNYLVQYSSFGAFNPAYYHQGGAGPAGSHP, via the exons ATGGCCACAGAACAACATCTGGAGCAGCCGCCGTCGCCCTCGCGGCTCCCCATCACTGGTTCCGAGCCGTCGGTGATGAAGTTGACGCGCGGTCACTCATGCGTGCTGTGTCAACAACGCAAGGTTCGATGTGACAAGCAAAAGCCTTGCGCCAACTGCCTCAAGGCCCAGGTCGAGTGTCGCGTCGTGCCCCCACAGCCACCAAGAcgcaggaagaagaagccgcaTGAGAGGGACCTCATCGAGAGACTTCGGAAATACGAGCACTTGATGTCCCAGCACGGCCTCTCCTTTGAACCCATCGCCCAGGACCTCAGGCCCTCGGATAATGGAGACGACGTTGCCGATCTGGAGCAGGATCTGAGCGGGCTCAAGACCTCGCCCTCAAGCACCGCCGACCATGTCTCGCCAGATCAGGCCAATGATAA ATCGAAATGGTATCCCAATAACAGCTACTACAAAGAC CAATATCGCAACGCCGACGATGACTCCTCGGACGAGGACTACGAGGGCCCAACGCTTCACCATGCCTACGATGCCATGTTCGACAACAACGATGGCTTCCCTTTCGTCGTGGGCGGCGCAACGCAAAGCGTGACtagccaccacccaccagccATCCAAATGTTTCAGCTCTGGCAAATCTACATCAGCAATGTCAACCCTCTGCTCAAGATCAACCACACACCGACACTCCAAGCCCAGATCATCAGTGCCAGCACGGCCATCAACAAGATATCGAGGCCCCTGGAGGCCTTGATGTTCGCCATCTACTTTGCCGCCATCACATCCATGAATGACGACGAGGTTCAAAGTACCTTTGGCGAAGACAAGGCAGTCTTGTTAGGAAAGTACCACCATGCCACCCAGCAGGCACTTGTCAATGCTGGCTTCATGCGCTCGACCGACCTGGCCGTGCTCCAAGCCTTGTTCCTTTACCTG CTCTGTGTTAGACAATATGTAGACCCACGATCCCTGTTTTGCCTGATCGGTATGGCGGTCAGAATAGCAACGAGGCTGGGAATTCACCGCGACGGAGCTCAGTTTGGCTTGACACCGTTTGAAACGGAACAGCGGAGACGCCTGTGGTGGCAGCTCGTCATATTCGACAAGCGAGTGGCGGAAATTACTGGTTCATCCATCACCGCATTGTCGACATGTGCAAGCGACTGCAATTTTCCCTCCAACGTCAACGATACAGACTTGAGCGTCCACGCCAAGGACCATCTGCCCCCGCACCATGGGCCGACGGAGATGGTATTTTGCCTCACCCGCATCGAGCTTACTGTAGCATCCAGCCAGACCGGCAACATGCGTCCTGGGCCCTCCACTCCCGGAGGCAGACCCGGGGTCAACAACAAGGCGCAGAAGGTGCAATATAGcccttctccatcctccccggACCTTGTCACCCATGTGGCCAACCAGACGCTGCCTCACGACCTGGCCAGTTTTCACCTGTATATTGAGAACAGGTATCTGAAGCATTGCGACCAACGCATCCCTCTTCACTCGTTCACATTGCTCATGACGCGCCAGGCGCTTTCCAAGCTCCGCGTCATCGACTTTTTGACTCGTAGTTCGGGGATCGAGAGTGTCAACCCAGCCGAGCGAGAGGAGCTTTTCATAGAAGCCATCAGGACGGTTGAGTTAGACAACATGATCCAGAGGGCTCCAGAACTGCAAGGGTTCCGGTGGTATACATACCAGCATTTCCCATTTCCCGCCTACATCTTTCTCATATCGGAGCTTAGAGTGCGAACGACGGGTAGCTTGTGCGAGCGGGCGTGGGACGCTATGATCGAAAATCACGACCGCCGGGGGTTACTTAGGAGGAATCTCCGGTCACCGTTACACATTGCGTTTGGACACTTCTTTGTGAAGGCGTGGGATGCGAGAGAGCAGGCCGAATTGCAGCTGGGGAGAGTGTTGCCAACGCCCCAGATTGTGACGCTGCTGAGGAACACGGTCTCCAAGATGAAGAGGCCGACGGGGCCGCCGTTGGATGGAGGTGACCATCAGGCTAGTGTGCCCGGGCCGCCTGTCgctctgccgccgccaatCGTCGGTGGGAATGACCCGCCACCGGGACTGTATCCAGGAAAGGGGATGCCGTTGACCCCCGAGACAACGGGGCCGGTGCCCGGAGCGGGGCCGCAG GGAGGACCGCCGGGAGGACCAGGACCAGGGATGATGGCAATGGGTGATGCGCCCGTCATGTTTAATGGATATGAAGGCCTGAACCCCTTGTTCAACAGTGCCAGTGGACCTGGACCGGGAGGTGGACAAGTTGGCGGAcctgggggaggaggagggccagGTGGGATGGAAGAAATGGACTTCGGGCAGATGGACTGGAACTACCTGGTGCAGTACAGTTCTTTTGGGGCGTTCAACCCTGCTTATTACCACCAGGGCGGCGCGGGTCCTGCGGGGAGTCACCCATGA
- a CDS encoding hypothetical protein (EggNog:ENOG503NUAW; COG:U) → MATGKRSLTSLGSGSGQSGQVTQTDTTPQMSDVEKIAPASGPPGAAVGGDEDLYKPKSVKFWVTILCNFLALFLVALDRTIIATAVPRITDEFNSLGDIGWYGSSYMLTTACAQLVFGRIYKFYDKKWTFFTSILVFEIGSAICGSATNSIVFILGRAIAGLGGAGIFSGTLLVLIDMVPLHKRPQFQGLFGMVFGLASVMGPLVGGGFTGGATWRWCFYINLPIGAVASVFLWWWWTPKTEDHPPAPFSQHVKRLDPIGILFLFPGIVCLFIALQWGGSTYDWNDWRIIVLFVFFGLCTIAYTTVQIKLPETATIPPRVITQRSVFFGTLYTFFLSGSMLMLVYYVPIWFQTVKQVDPIKSGIYTVPLVLSLVFSSIGSGFATQAIGYYVPSMIVAPILMSIGEGLLSTLTEDSPSSHWIAYQFLAGFGVGFGMQTSGLAVQAVLSKQDMPAGIAINFFVQQLGGAVFTSVGQTILSNILVSQLQDIPGIGGSRIIVTEGATHLLDRVGPEYRSQVVDAYEFACRNIFLAALGVVLVALLMAFGMEWVSIKKKQGPGGPGGPGQAAGPPAQGANEGPVLSATTTEKGTDALKRHSKSSSSGRDSISQQKPDEPKSEKDTAVIEGAVPTTKAAL, encoded by the exons ATGGCTACCGGAAAGCGATCTCTGACTTCGCTCGGCAGCGGGAGCGGGCAGTCGGGACAGGTCACCCAGACCGACACGACTCCTCAGATGAGCGACGTCGAGAAGATTGCCCCGGCTTCAGGTCCTCCGGGAGCGGCTGtcgggggggatgaggaccTCTACAAGCCTAAAAGTGTCAAATTCTGGGTCACGATCCTGTGTAACTTTCTCGCCCTCTTCTTGGTGGCCCTGGATCgcaccatcatcgccacgGCTGTCCCGAGAATTACGGACGAGTTTAATTCTCTGGGCGATATTGGTTGGTATGGCTCCTCATACATGCTGACGACGGCCTGTGCCCAACTGGTTTTCGGCCGCATTTATAAGTTCTACGACAAGAAGTG GACTTTCTTCACAAGCATTCTGGTTTTTGAGATCGGCTCGGCTATCTGCGGATCCGCTACAAACTCGATTGTCTTCATCCTGGGTCGAGCCATTGCCGGCTTGGGCGGAGCCGGCATCTTTTCCGGCACACTTCTGGTTCTGATCGATATGGTTCCACTGCATAAGAGGCCCCAGTTCCAAGGCCTTTTTGGTATGGTCTTTGGGTTGGCGTCTGTGATGGGTCCTCTTGTCGGCGGTGGTTTTACTGGAGGAGCTAcctggaggtggtgtttctacatcaacctcccaatTGGTGCCGTCGCCTCGGTTTttctctggtggtggtggactcCCAAAACGGAGGATCATCCGCCGGCCCCTTTCAGCCAACATGTCAAACGCCTGGATCCCATTGGTATACTGTTTCTCTTCCCGGGCATAGTCTGTCTCTTCATTGCCTTGCAATGGGGTGGGTCGACCTATGACTGGAACGACTGGCGCATCATTGTCCTGTTTGTCTTCTTTGGACTCTGCACTATCGCCTACACCACGGTCCAAATCAAGCTGCCCGAGACCGCAACCATTCCACCGAGGGTAATTACGCAGAGGAGTGTGTTCTTTGGCACCCTCTACACATTCTTCCTATCAGGATCCATGCTAATGCTGGTGTACTATGTGCCAATCTGGT TCCAAACGGTCAAGCAAGTCGATCCGATAAAGTCGGGAATCTACACTGTGCCACTGGTGCTCAGCTTGGTCTTCTCCAGCATAGGCTCTGGGTTTGCCACCCAGGCAATTGGCTATTATGTACCGTCCATGATCGTGGCGCCCATTTTGATGTCGATCGGTGAGGGCCTTCTCAGCACCCTCACAGAGGACAGTCCTTCATCTCACTGGATCGCCTACCAGTTCCTGGCTGGTTTTGGCGTGGGCTTCGGCATGCAGACTAGCGGTCTTGCTGTCCAGGCGGTGCTCTCCAAGCAAGATATGCCGGCGGGAATTGCTATCAACTTTTTCGTACAGCAGTTGGGTGGTGCCGTCTTCACCTCGGTCGGGCAAACAATTCTCAGCAACATTCTCGTGTCCCAGTTGCAGGATATCCCTGGCATTGGCGGATCCAGGATCATTGTGACCGAAGGCGCCACACATCTCCTTGACAGAGTAGGGCCCGAGTACAGGTCTCAAGTAGTAGACGCCTACGAATTCGCATGCAGAAACATATTCCTGGCAGCACTCGGAGTGGTGCTGGTCGCCTTGCTTATGGCATTTGGCATGGAGTGGGTCAGCATTAAGAAGAAGCAGGGCCCCGGAGGTCCAGGAGGTCCAGGCCAGGCAGCAGGTCCGCCAGCACAAGGAGCCAACGAGGGACCCGTCCTATCTGCCACAACAACAGAGAAGGGAACCGACGCTCTCAAGCGCCACAGCAAGTCATCTTCCTCAGGACGGGATAGCATCTCGCAGCAGAAGCCTGACGAACCCAAGAGCGAAAAAGACACGGCAGTAATCGAGGGGGCTGTCCCCACAACAAAAGCTGCCCTTTAA
- a CDS encoding hypothetical protein (EggNog:ENOG503P59B; COG:Q) yields MSKDKSGAWEHDQDYLNLKGEARVRALIETFSQKAINKEDEEWTNSFFPNLKLVSASDEQPHPKVLFSFTVEPQHCNRLNNLHGGCTATLFDFCTSTATVLVSKPGFWQYLGVSRTLNTTYLRPAPVGTEVLIECDILQIGAKMATLRGVMKRKDNGAVVAVCEHGKVNIDPAPKL; encoded by the exons ATGTCCAAAGACAAAAGCGGCGCGTGGGAACACGACCAAGActacctcaacctcaaggGCGAAGCCAGAGTCAGGGCTCTCATCGAGACCTTTTCTCAAAAAGCCATCAACAAGGAAGACGAG gAATGGACCaactccttcttccccaacctcaaactcGTCTCCGCCTCAGACGaacaaccccaccccaaAGTCCTCTTCAGCTTCACCGTCGAGCCCCAGCACTGCAACcgcctcaacaacctccacggAGGCTGCACGGCAACCCTCTTTGACTTTtgcacctccaccgccaccgtccTTGTGTCCAAGCCCGGGTTCTGGCAGTATCTGGGGGTATCCCGGACGTTGAACACCACCTATCTCCGTCCAGCCCCGGTCGGCACCGAGGTCTTGATTGAGTGTGACATCTTGCAGATCGGGGCGAAGATGGCTACCTTGAGGGGTGTGATGAAGCGGAAGGACAACGGGGCGGTCGTGGCTGTGTGTGAGCATGGGAAGGTTAATATTGATCCTGCTCCGAAGTTGTAG
- a CDS encoding hypothetical protein (EggNog:ENOG503NVQU; CAZy:GH15; CAZy:CBM20; COG:G), whose protein sequence is MPSISNLALAGLLAAGQGASASLVGAIQLEKFIKQETPIALQAVLDNIGPDGIKVPGAGRGLVIASPSTSDPDYFFTWTRDAALTFRTLIDDFVFGNKALEPLINDYIYGQARLQTVSNPSGTLLPNGAGLGEPKYMKDGSRYNGNWGRPQRDGPPLRAISLIQYSNYLVSKGQKARVKDEIWPIIANDLAYVGQYWNSTGFDLWEEVNGASFFTTQAQYRSLVEGEALAKVLGLPCTACAEAPQVLCFLQSYWNGKFITANFIQGNHNRGGVDANTVLGPLVAFDPYAPCDSPSLQPCHPRMLANFKNFVDTFRDPALYPINKGIPQNKGIALGRYPEDIYYNGNPWYLITLGSAEYLYAAIASWEKSGGITITPTSLPFFKDLYPLARVGTFGKLHPAYYLIKGLVKTYADSFVAVSQKYTPKDGMMAEQFLKVEPFTPISARNLTWSFAAFVGMNHRRQGHLPPSWVPKNVKVPDVCVGTSVKGTYAPATQAGAPNVTIPCISNVLFQLNASTYYGENLYVVGNSPTLGSWDLETAYPLMSSRYTDERPLWFATIPLEMEEGVSTLRYKYARQQDCGQEWIVEEEERVLEVPACVKDGSEEVLAERDEAFNGPAGSPGGC, encoded by the exons ATGCCTTCCATCTCAAATCTTGCGCTGGCTGGCCTTTTGGCTGCTGGCCAGGGGGCTAGTGCTTCGCTTGTTGGGGCTATTCAGTTGGAGAAGTTTATTAAGCAGG AGACCCCCATTGCTCTCCAGGCTGTCCTCGACAACATCGGCCCTGACGGAATCAAGGTTCCTGGTGCTGGACGCGGTCTTGTGATTGCTAGCCCGTCTACTTCCGATCCTGATT ACTTCTTCACCTGGACTCGTGACGCGGCCTTGACTTTCAGGACGCTGATTGATGATTTCGTGTTTGGAAACAAGGCTCTTGAGCCGTTGATCAATGATTATATCTACGGTCAGGCTCGTCTCCAGACTGTGAGCAACCCTTCGGGGACGCTTTTGCCCAACGGtgctgggttgggtgagCCGAAGTATATGAAGGATGGTTCGAGGTATAATGGGAACTGGGGGCGTCCTCAGCGCGATGGGCCTCCTTTGAGGGCTATTTCGTTGATTCAGTACTCGAATTACCTTGTCTCGAAGGGGCAGAaggcgagggtgaaggaTGAGATTTGGCCCATTATTGCTAATGATCTGGCTTATGTTGGACAGTACTG GAACTCCACTGGCTTCGACCtctgggaggaggtgaacgGTGCCTCGTTCTTCACCACCCAGGCTCAGTACCGCTCTCTcgtcgagggcgaggccCTTGCCAAGGTCCTCGGTCTCCCCTGCACGGCCTGCGCCGAGGCTCCCCAGGTCCTCTGCTTCCTCCAGTCCTACTGGAACGGCAAGTTCATCACCGCCAACTTCATCCAGGGCAACCACAACCGCGGCGGCGTCGACGCCAACACAGTCCTCGGCCCCCTTGTCGCCTTTGACCCTTATGCCCCCTGCGACTCCCCCAGCCTCCAGCCTTGCCACCCTCGCATGCTGGCCAACTTCAAGAACTTTGTCGACACCTTCCGTGACCCGGCCTTGTACCCCATCAACAAGGGCATCCCCCAGAACAAGGGCATCGCTCTCGGTCGCTACCCAGAGGACATTTACTACAACGGTAACCCCTGGtacctcatcaccctcggTTCCGCCGAGTACCTCTACGCCGCCATCGCCAGCTGGGAGAAATCCggcggcatcaccatcacccccacctccctccccttcttcaaagACCTCTACCCGTTGGCTCGCGTCGGCACCTTTGGCAAGCTCCATCCCGCGTACTACCTCATCAAGGGCCTAGTCAAGACCTACGCCGACTCCTTCGTTGCCGTCTCCCAAAAGTATACCCCCAAGGACGGCATGATGGCCGAGCAGTTCCTCAAGGTCGAGCCCTTCACCCCCATCTCTGCCAGAAATCTCACCTGGTCTTTTGCCGCCTTTGTCGGGATGAACCACCGCCGACAGggccacctccctccctcgtGGGTCCCCAAGAATGTCAAGGTCCCTGATGTCTGCGTTGGTACCTCTGTCAAGGGCACCTACGCCCCTGCCACCCAGGCTGGTGCTCCCAATGTTACTATTCCTTGCATCTCCAACGTTCTGTTCCAGCTCAATGCCTCGACGTATTATGGCGAGAACCTTTATGTTGTGGGCAACTCGCCCACGCTGGGTAGCTGGGATTTGGAGACGGCGTACCCGCTGATGAGCAGCAGGTATACTGACGAGAGGCCGCTTTGGTTCGCCACCATCCCgcttgagatggaggagggtgtgtcCACGCTGAGGTACAAGTATGCCAGGCAGCAGGATTGCGGGCAGGAATggattgtggaggaggaggagagggtgttggaggtgccGGCTTGTGTGAAGGATGGGagtgaggaggttttggcggAGAGGGATGAGGCTTTCAACGGGCCTGCTGGGTCTCCTGGCGGTTGCTAA